The genomic stretch AGGCCGGTATGATTAAGGGCGGTGCGTGAGGAGGTACCGGCTCTCTTGTTTTGCTTTTACTGCTGCACACTGATGCAATTGCCAAAAATGGGCTTACTTCCCGGAAATGACAACAGTGCTATCTCGATCAGCAGTTTTTTTGTCAAAAACCTGGAGAAGCAACACTGCTCTCTTGATCACTGTATTGCTGGTTCAGTTGTCTTGCGACCAGACTTGGTCACCGGGACCTGTCACGTTGCGCAGAGGGTTACCCGGTACacaaaaacatttcctTCTCGATTTCCaagaaaacagaaaaaaagaagcgCAGAAGTTTAACACACCGGAGGGGCAAGGCAACTCAGAGCAGCTCTTTCGTGGCAAAAGCGACGGTACCCCAGCGAGTAACCAAGAACAGGAATGTCTGAATCCCCAGAGAACACCAACACTAACACTCCTGCTGACGTGAAGCCCGACGTTAAGCCCGATGTCAAGCAGGAGACGCACATCAACTTGAAGGTGTCCGACGGGTCCTCAgagatcttcttcaagatcaagagAACCACACCATTGAGACGGTTGATGGAGGCGTTTGCCAAGAGACAAGGTAAAGAAATGGACTCGCTGCGATTTTTGTACGACGGTATCAGAATCCAAGCGGACCAGACTCCAGACGACTTGGACATGGACGACAACGATATGATCGAAGCCCACAGAGAGCAAATTGGTGGCTACTaaataataaaatataaagaataagaaactggaaatTTAGGTGAGACCCCGTGTTTTATGTATGTGTGGCTCCTCTGCCCGCACTCTCCATCCTTCGCAAGCAAACTAAACTATGAGATATGTGAATaaagatatatatatatatatatatatacgtatatgTGTAACGACGAGTCTTTCTCACTTCTTCTACTCCCCCTTTTGCCAACCGAACCGGTGCCCTCAATCTACCCGGTTTGGGAATGTTAATTACGCGACGGTCGCCGCAACTCACCTCGTGCGTCTTCCTTTCTTTGTACGTCGTCTCTCTCGGATTTTCTGTTCACGTTTTCGcgtctttttttcttatttggCGCAAAACGCGAAAAAAGACGAGAAAAAACTGAGATTTCATCACTTTGCAGATTTCGATGGCATCTGGTGCCCCAAGTTCGAATAAATAAAAACCCAGGACGCATTTCTCGTCAATTGCATCCTTTCCCGAACGAATCTTGGCGTCTTCACCAGAACAACAAACAGCAATTACCTTCTTTCAACCCCACTACAATTCACTCGCTTCTGCAATACaagacaacaacaccaCCATTCACTCTGCAAGAATGATCACAAATAAAACGACGCCTACCATCAAGGGCGACCAGATTGGATCCTGGAAGATGGGCGAGACCCTCGGACTCGGATCCACGGGGAAAGTCCAATTAGCCTACAACAAGACCACAGGTAACCAGGCTGCTATCAAAGTCA from Huiozyma naganishii CBS 8797 chromosome 6, complete genome encodes the following:
- the SMT3 gene encoding SUMO family protein SMT3 (similar to Saccharomyces cerevisiae SMT3 (YDR510W); ancestral locus Anc_1.51) encodes the protein MSESPENTNTNTPADVKPDVKPDVKQETHINLKVSDGSSEIFFKIKRTTPLRRLMEAFAKRQGKEMDSLRFLYDGIRIQADQTPDDLDMDDNDMIEAHREQIGGY